ACCAGGCCCGAGAGCAGGAAATAACCATGCGCGTCGGCTTCGACGCTAACGGCCGGCTGGTCGCCGGCCATGCCGATTACAGCCTCAACAATGGCGCCTATCCGATGGGTGCCGATGCGAACATCGCCGTCCATATGTTCATGTGGGCGGCCTACAACATGCCGGCCTACAGCTTTATTTCGCGCGGCTTCTACAGCAATACGCAAGGGCTGGCGGCCTATCGCGGCCCCTGGGCAATCGAGACATTGGCGCGCGAGACGCTGCTGGATGCGGCCGCCCGCCAGATCGGCATCGACCCGATCGAGATACGCCGCCGCAATCTGTGCACGGCTGCGGATCAGCCATCGGTGACGGCGCTGGGCATCCCGCGCGAGGACATCACCCCGGCGCAATGCCTCGACGCGCTGCTGGAGGTGGTGGATATCCGTGCCTTTCGGCGGGAACAGGCGGCCGCCCGAACCGAGGGGCGCCACCTGGGCATTGGCTTTGCCGCCTATATCGAACCCACGGGCGCAGCCGGCAGCATTGGGGTGATGACCGGCGAACTGGCGCAGGTGCGCGTCGATCCCGTCGGCAGGATCATCGCGACGATGAGCGTCCATTCCCAGGGCCATGGTACCCAGACAACCATGGCGCAGTGCATCGCCGAAGCCGTCGGGGTCCGCTTTGAGGACGTCACCATATTCGATGGCGACAGCGCGCGCGGTGGCTTTAGCCCAGGCGCGGGCGGCAGCCGCCAGGGCGTGATCGGCGGAGGCGCTGCGATCCGGGCCGGTCGACTGCTGGCCGACAAGATCAGGATGATCGCCGCCCATCTTCTCAATGCCAGCCCGGCCGACATCGTGATCGAGGACGGCATTGTCCACGTGACCGGGGCGCCCGCGATGACACGGTCGCTGCGCGAGATCGCGGAGATCGCCTATGGCGAGCCATCGCGGCTACCGCCCGGCATGGAGAGCGGGCTGGAGGTGCAATATCGCTATGACCCGCCGCCCATGACCTTCACCAGCGCGGCCCATGCCTGCATCGTCGAGGTCGATGTCGAGACCGGCTTCGTGACGATCAGGCGATGGGTGTCGAGCGAGGATTGCGGCGTGATGATCAACCCGGCGGTGGTGGAAGGCCAGATTGCCGGCGGCCTGGCCCAGGCGATCGGCAGCGTCCTGCTGGAGGAGGCGGGCTATGATGCGCGGGGCAATCCGATCGCCGCGACCTTCAAGGATTATCTGCTGCCCACGATATTCGATGTCCCCGACATCGAATATGTCCATGCCAATACCCCCTCTCAGGCGGAAGGCGGCTTTCGCGGCGTCGGCGAGGGCGGCTGCATCATCGGGCCGCCGACCCTGGTCAATGCGATCGCCGATGCGCTGACCCCCTTTGGCGACGTGCCGGTCGACCTGCCGCTGACCCCATCCAAGATCCTGGCGATCGTCGAGGGCCAGGCATGGCCCGAGCGGCCGCTGAGCCGCTTCCACCCCGACTGGGTCGATCCCGGTGCCCCGAGCACATCGCGAAGCAGCACAGCGAACGGAGCTGAAGCGGCCCCCACGACAACTGCCCCACCATCGCCGACACAGCCGGCGTCGATCCCGGTCGGCATTGATGGGGCGTGGCGTTTGACCCTCGCCACGCCGATGGGACCGCAATCGATGATGGCCCATTTCCACAGCGATGGCCTGGCGGTCCACGGTCGGCTGGAGAGCGATCAGGGCGGACAGGATTTTGCCGGCAGCATCAGTGGCAACCAGGTCAAATGGGAGATGAAGGTCACCAAGCCGATGTCGATCACCCTGAAATATGATCTGCTGTTCGACGGCGACAGCGTACGTGGCAAGTGCAAGATGGGGATATTCGGCACCGCCAAGGTGAGCGGCACGCGGGCCTGAGGCAGCGGCGCCATCCTGCCCATCCCATCCTTGATCTGTCGGCTGACGCGCCATATCGCCTTGCCAATGCGTATATTGCTAACCGGATCATCGGGCTGGCTGGGCCGTTTTCTGGCCCCGATGCTGCGCGCGGCCGGACATGGTGTCACCGGGCTGGACATTGCGCCAGGGGCCGAGACCGACATTATCGGATCGGTCGCCGACCGTACCCTGATCGACCGCCTGTTTGCCGAGCGCGGCATCGAGGCGGTGATCCACAGCGGCGCGCTGCACAAGCCGGACATCGTGCGATATCCCGCCCGCAGCTTCATCGACGTCAATGTCACCGGCACCCTCAATCTGCTGGAAGCGGCGGTGGCGGCCGGACATGACCGGTTCGTCATGACATCGACGACATCGCTGATGATCAGCCAGGCGGTTCGTGACGAGGCCGGCGATGCGGCGGTATGGCTGGACGAGCAGAGCGGGCCGCTGGAACCGCGCAACATCTATGGCGTGACCAAGCTGGCGGCCGAAGGGCTGTGCCGGGTGCAGCAACTGGAGCATGGCATCGGCTGTACCCTGTTGCGCACTGCGCGTTTCTTCCCTGAAGATGACGATAGCGACGGCAGCCTGCCGGGGCAGAATCTGAAAGCCAACGAGTTTCTCCATCGCCGACTGACGGTCGAGGATGCGGCACGGGCACATCTGGTCGCGCTGGAGCGGACGCCGCCGGCCCAGTGCGAAGCCTATCTGCTGTCCGCTCCGACGCCGTTCGTCCGGGACGAAGCCGAGGCGTTGAAGCGCGATGCGGCGGCGGTGATCGTCCGCCATTTCCCCGAGGCAGCCGAACTATATGCCCGGCGGGGCTGGCAGCTGCCGACGTCGATCGGCCGGGTCTATGATGCGGGACTGGCACAGCGGCAGATGGGTTTTCGCTGCGAAACCGACTTTGCCGCGATCCTGGCATCGCTGCGGGCCGATATGGCTATGCCCTTCATTCATGATGCCAATTATGTGTCGCCGGCCGTCCGAAATTGACAGCGAAGCTGACAGGCGAAGCGCCATGTTGCATTACTGATTTCAGCATGGCCCGTCCGGCAATTCGTTACTTGAAATCATGAATGATGATCGATCCGCTGCATCAATGTGAGCGGAAGGATGAATGTGACTTTGCGTTGCGCATGAGTGATAATAGTTCGCATGAGCAAGATTGAAACCGCAATCGCCCTGCCGATCCGGCAGATGGTCAACCCGCTGCAACTGGCGATGGGCGGCGCAATCGCCCTGTCGGGCGTGGCGCTGCTACTGGCGCAAGCCGCCAGCCTCGCCTGACCGTGCAAAGCGGCATGGGATGGCCGAAGCCACCCCATCCGCCCGGCGCATCAGCCGGCCAGTTCGGCCTTGGCGAATTCACGGATATGGGCGCCGATATCGTCGCGCTCCAGCGCCAGGGCAAGATTTGCCTCGACATAGCCCGCCTTGGAACCGCAGTCGAACCGACGACCGTCGAAGGTGACGCCGTGGAAGGGCTGCTTGCCGATCAGCGCGGCCATGGCGTCGGTCAGCTGGATTTCCCCACCCGCGCCCTTTTCCTGGGTTTCCAGGATCTTCATGACGTCGGGCTGGAGGATGTAGCGGCCCGGCAGGATGAGATTGGACGGCGCGGTGCCGAGCTTGGGCTTTTCCACCAGGCCCTTCACTTCCGTCAGGGCGCCGTCGCGGGCACCCGGATCGATCACGCCATAGCTGGGCGTCTGGTCCATCGGGATTTCCAGCGCGCAGACGAGATTGCCGCCAACCTTTTCATAGGCATCGACCATCTGCTTCATGCAGCCCTTGCCCGGCGCACCCTTCATGAATTCGTCGGGCAGGATGATCGCGAACGGTTCGTCGCCGACGATGTCGCGGGCACACCAGATGGCATGGCCCAGGCCCAGCGGTTCCTGTTGCCGCAGGAACACCGCATTGCCGGGCGCCAGACGGGTGCCTTCGAGCGCCGACAGATCCTTGCCGCGTTCGCGCTGGGTCGCTTCGCATTCATAGGCGATGTCGAAATAATCCTCGATCGCGCCCTTGCCGCGCCCGGTGACGAAGATCATCTGCTCGATCCCGGCCTCGCGCGCTTCATCCACCGCATATTGGATCAGCGGCCGATCGACCACCGGCAGCAATTCCTTGGGCACCGACTTGGTCGCGGGCAGGAAGCGCGTGCCAAGGCCAGCGACGGGAAAGACGGCTTTGCGAATCGGCTTGGTCGACATGGGACTCCGTTCAAGATGGACGACGGGATGGGGGTGGAATTGCGAACTGGACGAGAAAGGTCAAGCGTTAGGGAAACTTGGCAATATTTGTCAGATTGCGAGCAGACGCTGGGCCACTTGTTCAAGCGCGGCGATTTCACCTTCCAGCTGTTCCAGGCTGACATGCTGGGGATTGTTACGCACATCACGGCACACGAAGCCGCCCGGTGCGGGTTGCTGGAACCCGCCGATGATGAGCGCGCGGAACCGGTCGATCCGCTGGACATCCCGCTCTACCTCCGCGATTTCCATCAGCGCGCTGGCATTGCGCCGGTCGCGCATCGCCACCATCGTCCGCAATTCGGTCATCAGCTTCGTCATGTTCGGGCGGGTCCGCGCGCCCACCGTGCGCACAGCGCCCATCGTCTCGCGCAATAGCTGGATGCGCGCCTCCAGACTCTGCTCCAGCATCGTCCAGGCGCACACCAGCCGCCCGACCCCGCACAGCAGCGCCGCATCCTCCGGCGCATAGGCCGCCACGGACTTCACATTGATATCCTGCACCAATTCAGTGCCCAGGCCCCGCATG
The sequence above is drawn from the Sphingobium sp. AP49 genome and encodes:
- a CDS encoding xanthine dehydrogenase family protein molybdopterin-binding subunit, whose amino-acid sequence is MSEATMLRGQRFIGQRLPRKEDARLLTGKGSFVDDIVLPGMLHVAFVRSPIARGRILSIDRTVAREQPGVQAVLTQADLARFDVTMMTYFMGPAEVAMTPLAGDHVAYVGHPVAMVVADDRYLAEDAASLVQVDYAEEPAVVTIADARHGPPVHPDTDDNVAALMGEEDANAELEEQLRHATHLVTRSVTHQRVAQSPMETRGVVAALQGEEELLVHITCASPHLVQRWLTLALGVPQMSIRVVAKDVGGSFGLKNHPWLEEVSAILAAMILRRPVKWIEDRIENLTASNQAREQEITMRVGFDANGRLVAGHADYSLNNGAYPMGADANIAVHMFMWAAYNMPAYSFISRGFYSNTQGLAAYRGPWAIETLARETLLDAAARQIGIDPIEIRRRNLCTAADQPSVTALGIPREDITPAQCLDALLEVVDIRAFRREQAAARTEGRHLGIGFAAYIEPTGAAGSIGVMTGELAQVRVDPVGRIIATMSVHSQGHGTQTTMAQCIAEAVGVRFEDVTIFDGDSARGGFSPGAGGSRQGVIGGGAAIRAGRLLADKIRMIAAHLLNASPADIVIEDGIVHVTGAPAMTRSLREIAEIAYGEPSRLPPGMESGLEVQYRYDPPPMTFTSAAHACIVEVDVETGFVTIRRWVSSEDCGVMINPAVVEGQIAGGLAQAIGSVLLEEAGYDARGNPIAATFKDYLLPTIFDVPDIEYVHANTPSQAEGGFRGVGEGGCIIGPPTLVNAIADALTPFGDVPVDLPLTPSKILAIVEGQAWPERPLSRFHPDWVDPGAPSTSRSSTANGAEAAPTTTAPPSPTQPASIPVGIDGAWRLTLATPMGPQSMMAHFHSDGLAVHGRLESDQGGQDFAGSISGNQVKWEMKVTKPMSITLKYDLLFDGDSVRGKCKMGIFGTAKVSGTRA
- a CDS encoding NAD(P)-dependent oxidoreductase produces the protein MRILLTGSSGWLGRFLAPMLRAAGHGVTGLDIAPGAETDIIGSVADRTLIDRLFAERGIEAVIHSGALHKPDIVRYPARSFIDVNVTGTLNLLEAAVAAGHDRFVMTSTTSLMISQAVRDEAGDAAVWLDEQSGPLEPRNIYGVTKLAAEGLCRVQQLEHGIGCTLLRTARFFPEDDDSDGSLPGQNLKANEFLHRRLTVEDAARAHLVALERTPPAQCEAYLLSAPTPFVRDEAEALKRDAAAVIVRHFPEAAELYARRGWQLPTSIGRVYDAGLAQRQMGFRCETDFAAILASLRADMAMPFIHDANYVSPAVRN
- a CDS encoding UTP--glucose-1-phosphate uridylyltransferase codes for the protein MSTKPIRKAVFPVAGLGTRFLPATKSVPKELLPVVDRPLIQYAVDEAREAGIEQMIFVTGRGKGAIEDYFDIAYECEATQRERGKDLSALEGTRLAPGNAVFLRQQEPLGLGHAIWCARDIVGDEPFAIILPDEFMKGAPGKGCMKQMVDAYEKVGGNLVCALEIPMDQTPSYGVIDPGARDGALTEVKGLVEKPKLGTAPSNLILPGRYILQPDVMKILETQEKGAGGEIQLTDAMAALIGKQPFHGVTFDGRRFDCGSKAGYVEANLALALERDDIGAHIREFAKAELAG